The Wansuia hejianensis genomic interval GACACGAAAGTAACCTTTAACGCCGTGCTGACAGCGGCGGATCATCTGATTGCACAGGGTTATGTGCCGGAGCAGGATATCTATTTCGCATTTTCAGGCGGTGAGGAGGTTAACGGGCCGGGGGCTGTACATATTGTGGAGTTCTTTGAACAGAATGGCATTCGGCCTGCGCTTGTGGTCGATGAGGGCGGGGCCGTTGTGAAAGATGTGTTCCCAGGGGTATCAGCTCCCTGCGGCCTGATCGGCATTGCTGAAAAAGGACTGATGGATGTGGAATATAAAGCAAAATCCAATGGCGGCCACGCTTCCGCGCCGAAGCCCCACACTCCGGTGGGTATTCTGTCGGAGGTTTGCTGCAGAATAGAGAACCACCCGTTCAAATCCCATATCACCAAACCGGTGGCGGAGATGTTTGATACACTGGGACGTCATTCTTCTTTCCTTTACAGGATAATCTTTTCCAACCTTTGGTGTTTTTCAGGCGTGCTGGATTCGCTGTGCAAAAAAAGCGGCGGAGAGCTGAATGCTCTGATGCGCACTACCGTTGCCTTTACCAGGATGAGCGGCAGCAAGACCTCCAATGTGATACCGCCGGAAGCAGCCATGGTGTCTAATATCCGGCTGAATCCGGAAGACACCATGGACAGTGCACTGGAATATATCCGGAATGCTGCCGGCCATCCGGAGGTTGAGATCACGAAGATCCAGGGGATGAATCCAAGTCCTGTTTCCGAGACAAATTGCCCGGCATGGGATAAGGTGGCCAGGGCTGTGGTTTCAACCTGGAAAGGCGCGCTGGTGTCGCCGTATCTGATGGTTCAGTGTTCAGACAGCCGTCATTATGGAAAGATTTCGGATCATGTATACAGGTTTTCAGCCATGGATCTGACTTCGGAGGAACGGGGCACGATTCACGGCAATAACGAGCGCATCCGGGTGGAGACGGCACAGCGGGCCGTAGAATTCTATATCCGTCTGATGAAACAGTGCTGAAGAAGGCAGCAGCGTTGCGAGAGTGTCGGTAACGGCTTGCGCTGGCCGGGGAAATCCGCTATACTGGTATCATATAACAGAATCTGGAGGAAAGACCTTTGAGCTATGATTATCTGATAGTCGGGGCAGGCCTGTTCGGCGCCGTATTTGCCCATGAGGCTGTCAAAAGAGGAAAAAAATGCCTGGTGATTGATAAAAGAGATCATGTGGCAGGTAATATCTACTGTGAGGAAATCGAAGGGATTAATGTCCACAAATATGGGGCGCATATTTTCCACACCTCGGATAAGGAGATATGGAATTATGTCAGTCAGTTTGCTGAGTTTAATAACTATATTAACTCCCCCATCGCTGTATACAGGGACGAGCTTTATAATCTGCCGTTCAATATGAATACCTTCAGCAAGATGTGGAAGATCCGCACGCCTCAGGAGGCGAAGGACATAATTGCCGGGCAGATCGCCAGCCTGAATATTCAAAATCCGCAGAATCTGGAGGAGCAGGCTCTTTCCCTGGCGGGGAAGGACGTATATGAGAAGCTGATCAAGGGTTATACGGAAAAGCAATGGGGCAGGGACTGCAGGGAGCTTCCCGCTTTTATCATTAAACGTTTGCCGTTCCGTTTTACCTATGACAACAATTATTTTAATGACCGTTTTCAGGGAATCCCTATGGGCGGCTATACAAAAATTGTGGAAAAACTTCTGGAGGGCAGCGAAGTGCTGACCGGAACCGATTACTTCCAGTTTCGGGAAGGCCATCAGGGTATCGCCGCGAAGACAGTATTTACCGGCATGATCGATGAATATTTCGGTTACCGGCTGGGAGCGCTGGAGTACCGGAGCGTCCGTTTTGAGACAGAGGTTCTGGACTGTGATAATTACCAGGGCAACGCGGTGGTCAACTATACCGAACGTGAGGTCCCATACACGCGGATCATCGAGCACAAGCATTTTGAATTTGGCAAACAGGAAAAGACAGTGATTTCACGGGAATATTCTTCTGAGTGGAAGGTGGGGATGGAACCCTACTATCCAGTAAATGATGAGAAAAATACAAAGCTGTATGAGAAATACAGGGAGCTGGCCGGCAAGGAAGAGAAGGTCATTTTCGGCGGGCGGCTGGGACAGTACAGATATTATGATATGGATAAGGTGATAGCGGCAGCCCTGGAAGCTGTGAATGCCGAATTTAGAGTGTAAACGTTCTGATGAGAAACAGAGGAGGGCGATGGCATGAAGGTGCTGATGCTCTCCTTTTTATTGCACAGGAAAGGTTTCAGTGGTTCTGAGCGTGGAAAAAATAATACGGCTTGCAGATCGTTTCATGGATTTTGGAGGGAAAAATTATGGACAGAGAGGTGAGGCTGCCGCTTCATATTGCGTTGCCAGGCATGGATGTGCTGCTGACAGAGGAGTTTTTCTTAGGTATGGAAGACCGCCCGCCGGTACGCCACAGCCATTCATGCTTTGAACTCATTTGCGTTGAAGAGAGAGCCGGTGTCCGGTTTCTTCTGATACCGCCGCTCACGGTACATCTGGCAGAGGATGTCAGAAGAGGAGATATAGTGAGTATAAAATCCATACTGATTACATTTTCCGGACCGGAATCAGATGAAATGGGAGATATCTGCGGCGTACTGCGTGAACTGAAAGAACCGGTGGAGATCCAGGATAGCTTTGGAGGCTCTGAAAGGCTCTGCGGCCTCATGACTGCGCTGAATGACAGCCGGCCCGGTCAGAAGGAAAAGCTGGAGGCGGAGCTGAGGCTTTTGCTTGTAAATCTTTCCCGAGAACTGTATGGGGACAGGCGTGCTGCCGCAGAACTGCCACATACGCTGGATGAAGAAAGAACCGGGCTGCTGGAGGAATACTTTCATTTTCATTTCATGGATTCCCAGTGCAGCAAGAGCCAGCTGGCTGCGTACATCGGAGTCAGCGAACGGCAGCTGTCGAGGATTCTTGAAGAGCAGTACCACAGTAACTTCTCTTCGATTCTCCAACAGGTGAGAATGAGCTTCGCCCAGGCTTTGATAGAGAACGGTGAGACTTCCGCGGAGATGATCGCCGCTGCTGCCGGTTATCCATCGGCAGCGGCCTTCAAAAGGGCGTATAAAAATGTCTGCGGCCGCAACTTCCAGACCGTGCTGCAAAACAGGACATGACGCCGCAAAAGTTGTCCTGTGCACGCTATTGCGGGAGCTGTGAGCCTGTGCTATCCTGAAGGCAACAGAATCAATCAGGGAAAGGCAGGCAGATAAAATATGGGAAAAGACCTGTTTACTATGGAAGGGAAAACCGTGGTTTTTACCGGAGGCTGCGGCAGCCTGGGGCGTGTTATGGTAAAAGCTTTGCTGGAGTACGGGGCCGCCGTGGCGGTGTTGGGCAGACGGGACAGGCTGGATGAGTCTTATGAGGAATACCGCAGGAATGGAAGACTTTCGGTGATCCCAACGGATCTGAGCAAATCAGAAGACACCAGAGAGGGATTCCGAAAAGCGGAAGAACAGTTTGGGAGTCTGGATGTGCTGGTGAACTGTGCGGCATATGGCGGCGGAGCCGGCGGAAAAAGCTGTGAATACAGGCTGGACAGGATAACTGATGAGATATGGGAGGAAGGAGTGGACGGCACGCTGAATATAACATTTCGCTGTACAAGGGAGATTCTTCCGTATTTTGACAGGCAGGGCGGTGGAAATATTGTCAATATCGCATCGATGTATGGGATGATCGCTCCGGATTTTGCGGTCTATGGCAGCGATATCCCCTGGAATCCGCCCACCTACGGCGCGGGAAAGGCCGGCGTCCTGCAGTTCACCCGTTATTGTGCGTCCGCTCTGGCCCGGCGGAACATTCGCGTGAACAGTATAACCCCGGGGCCGTTCCCGAACATCTCGCTGGATACAGACCAGGAATTTATCAGGCGTCTGAGCGGAAAAACCATGATGAACCGTACCGGAAAGCCTGAAGAGCTTAACGGTGCGCTGCTGTTGCTGTGTTCTGAGGCGTCTTCCTTTATGACGGGTACTAATATCATAGTCGACGGAGGGATGACGCAGTGGTGAGAGCTTAACGAATTTAATTGCAACTTCACCCTGCAGATGATATGCTAAAGAAGCAGGGACAATAGTATATCTGGGTTTGCCTGATAACTGACAGCATGTCCAGCCGGATGGCGAGTCGCCGTCTGGTAAAGAAAAAGAAGCCATAAGACTTTCAGATGCTCCGAGGTACTTCAGCACACTAGCGTGTGCAGGCGGCTGCGCCTGTGTACATCTGCGCATCTTACAGAATCACCTTATTGTATTGTCCCTGTATATGAGGTGGAGATGGAGTATATGACAACCTATTTATCGCGCTGCGCAAGCAGAGAGTACGATTTGTGGAAATATTGTACAAAAGAACAGATTCATGAGATGCTGCTGTCATTCCGCCTTCTGGAAGGTGCACCGGTGCGTGAGGAAAAAAAGCTGGCATGTCTATATGCTGTCAGCAATCATGTAAGACAGCACTATCACACTGCTCAGATTGTAAAACAAAGTGGTGGAGTACGCCGTCTGCTGATACCGGACGCGTTACTGGGCACTATACAGAGAAATCTGCTGCATCATGTGCTGGATGGATTTTCAGTTTCAGCCTATGCTACTGCCTACAAAAAGAAAGCGACGGTGTTGGATAACGCACGAGCGCATGTGGGAAGAGAACGAATTATGAAATTGGATATTGAAAACTTCTTTTCAAGTATCACATATCCATTGATTTATCAATCGGTTTTTCCGGCTATCTATTTTCCGCCTGCAGTGAGGCGGATGCTGACAGAATTTTGCTGCTATGAAGAGTATCTTCCGCAAGGGGCGCCTACTTCTCCGGCAATCTCCAATTTGGTAATGAAATCATTCGATAACTATATGGGTGCATGGTGTGAGGAACGGGAGATTAACTATACCCGTTATAGTGATGATATGACGTTTTCCGGTCTGTTTGATGAAAAGAAGCTCAAGCGCAAAGTCAGGAATTATCTGCTGGCCATGGGGTTTGAACTGAATGAGAAGAAAACCCGTCTGCTTGGTCGGCATACCAGACAGACGGTGACAGGAATTGTAGTGAATGAAAAACCTGATGTGGGACGTGCTTATAGAAGAAAAGTCCGCGCAGAGGTATATTACTGTAAAAAATATGGGGCAGTTGAGCATTTGCGGCGATGTGAAAAGAAAGAATGGATGAACGGTGGCCAGCCGGATGCTGCCCGGTACCTGCAGCATTTACTGGGAAAGATTCAGTTTGTTCTGCAGATTTCCCCGGAGGATGCACAGTTTAGGGCGGCAAGGGAAGACGTCCAAAGTATGATGAGGAATATATAGAAAGGGAGTTATTTATAAACAACAGTCGTCAGGGGAGTAGTGATGAAAGGAAAACGTATGAATGAATTGAATTTTTGTGTCGCAGGTGCTGGCTCCATCGGACGCCGCCACCTGCGGCTGTTAAAGGAGCGGGGGGATATCCGGCTGTCCGTTGTGGAGCCTTCTGAGAAAAGCTGGGCCAGAATAGTGGAGGAGATGGGGGAATTCCGCCGTTTCCATACACTGGAAGAGGCCCTGGTTTCCGGAAACCTGGACGCTGTGGTAATCGCTACCCCTCACGGTATGCATGCGGAAATGTCCATTCAGGCACTGGATGCGGGGGTAAATGTTTTCTGTGAAAAACCCATGAGTGATTCCGTGGAAGAGTGTATGGCTATGCAGGAGGCCGTTCAGCGAAGCGGAAAAGTGTTTTCTGTGGGCTTCATGTTCCATTTTGATCCCTTTATCCGAAAGATCAGAGAAATCCTGATGAGCGGGCGCATCGGAACACCGGTACATTTTTACAGCAGGCTGGGAACCTACAACACTTTACTGTGTTCTGTTTCCCGTCACCAGGCGTATACGCCATATTCAATCATCATGGATTGTATCCATGACACAGACCTTTTGTGCTGGCTCACGGGCCGTGTGCCGGATTATGTATTCATGAACGGCATCCAGGCAGGAGCGCTGGAGCTCACTTCTGCACCCAATGTGATCGACGCCGTTTACCGCTATGCTGACGGGACATTCGCCGCTCATTCACATTTCAACTATGTACAGCATCCTCAGGTGCACACCCTTGAGATCACAGGTGATCGGGGTTATATTCAGGGGGATTTTATGACGGCCAGGATCACTGCGGCTACATTCGGAGGAGAGATGGAAATTGTCACGGCAGAGCGGCAGTTCGACGATGTGTACCGCGCGGAGTGGGAATGGTTCGTCAAAGCCGTCCGCGGAGAAACCAGTCCGGAAAATCCGGCTGCCTCTGCCATACTGCCCACGCTCCTGATGCACGCACAGATGGAATCTGCCAGAAATGGACGGGAAGCAGACGTACGGGAAATCGCGGGACGTTACGGATTTCTTTAAGAGAATGAAGGAGGGAGACTGGCTGGGACGGCGGCGTGGCATAAATTAGGGATTGACAAATCTCTGCCTGCTCCATATAATAAAAAATGATAAGATATTTAAACCTGTGACGAAGAGAAGTAACTGGTTATGAGAACTTGCAGAGAGTCCCGGATGG includes:
- a CDS encoding M20/M25/M40 family metallo-hydrolase — encoded protein: MWYIIIAVIAVIVLFLAVVLIRTLNFKPKKNVEVFENEEVFDREKAVENLQKLVRCKTVSCYERAQEDEAEFEKLISLLPELYPHVAENCPMTRMEDRGLLFQWAGKAHEAPSVMMAHYDVVPVHEEDWVKPPFEGILEDGVLWGRGALDTKVTFNAVLTAADHLIAQGYVPEQDIYFAFSGGEEVNGPGAVHIVEFFEQNGIRPALVVDEGGAVVKDVFPGVSAPCGLIGIAEKGLMDVEYKAKSNGGHASAPKPHTPVGILSEVCCRIENHPFKSHITKPVAEMFDTLGRHSSFLYRIIFSNLWCFSGVLDSLCKKSGGELNALMRTTVAFTRMSGSKTSNVIPPEAAMVSNIRLNPEDTMDSALEYIRNAAGHPEVEITKIQGMNPSPVSETNCPAWDKVARAVVSTWKGALVSPYLMVQCSDSRHYGKISDHVYRFSAMDLTSEERGTIHGNNERIRVETAQRAVEFYIRLMKQC
- the glf gene encoding UDP-galactopyranose mutase, coding for MSYDYLIVGAGLFGAVFAHEAVKRGKKCLVIDKRDHVAGNIYCEEIEGINVHKYGAHIFHTSDKEIWNYVSQFAEFNNYINSPIAVYRDELYNLPFNMNTFSKMWKIRTPQEAKDIIAGQIASLNIQNPQNLEEQALSLAGKDVYEKLIKGYTEKQWGRDCRELPAFIIKRLPFRFTYDNNYFNDRFQGIPMGGYTKIVEKLLEGSEVLTGTDYFQFREGHQGIAAKTVFTGMIDEYFGYRLGALEYRSVRFETEVLDCDNYQGNAVVNYTEREVPYTRIIEHKHFEFGKQEKTVISREYSSEWKVGMEPYYPVNDEKNTKLYEKYRELAGKEEKVIFGGRLGQYRYYDMDKVIAAALEAVNAEFRV
- a CDS encoding helix-turn-helix transcriptional regulator, with the translated sequence MDREVRLPLHIALPGMDVLLTEEFFLGMEDRPPVRHSHSCFELICVEERAGVRFLLIPPLTVHLAEDVRRGDIVSIKSILITFSGPESDEMGDICGVLRELKEPVEIQDSFGGSERLCGLMTALNDSRPGQKEKLEAELRLLLVNLSRELYGDRRAAAELPHTLDEERTGLLEEYFHFHFMDSQCSKSQLAAYIGVSERQLSRILEEQYHSNFSSILQQVRMSFAQALIENGETSAEMIAAAAGYPSAAAFKRAYKNVCGRNFQTVLQNRT
- a CDS encoding SDR family oxidoreductase, translating into MGKDLFTMEGKTVVFTGGCGSLGRVMVKALLEYGAAVAVLGRRDRLDESYEEYRRNGRLSVIPTDLSKSEDTREGFRKAEEQFGSLDVLVNCAAYGGGAGGKSCEYRLDRITDEIWEEGVDGTLNITFRCTREILPYFDRQGGGNIVNIASMYGMIAPDFAVYGSDIPWNPPTYGAGKAGVLQFTRYCASALARRNIRVNSITPGPFPNISLDTDQEFIRRLSGKTMMNRTGKPEELNGALLLLCSEASSFMTGTNIIVDGGMTQW
- a CDS encoding reverse transcriptase family protein — translated: MTTYLSRCASREYDLWKYCTKEQIHEMLLSFRLLEGAPVREEKKLACLYAVSNHVRQHYHTAQIVKQSGGVRRLLIPDALLGTIQRNLLHHVLDGFSVSAYATAYKKKATVLDNARAHVGRERIMKLDIENFFSSITYPLIYQSVFPAIYFPPAVRRMLTEFCCYEEYLPQGAPTSPAISNLVMKSFDNYMGAWCEEREINYTRYSDDMTFSGLFDEKKLKRKVRNYLLAMGFELNEKKTRLLGRHTRQTVTGIVVNEKPDVGRAYRRKVRAEVYYCKKYGAVEHLRRCEKKEWMNGGQPDAARYLQHLLGKIQFVLQISPEDAQFRAAREDVQSMMRNI
- a CDS encoding Gfo/Idh/MocA family protein, yielding MKGKRMNELNFCVAGAGSIGRRHLRLLKERGDIRLSVVEPSEKSWARIVEEMGEFRRFHTLEEALVSGNLDAVVIATPHGMHAEMSIQALDAGVNVFCEKPMSDSVEECMAMQEAVQRSGKVFSVGFMFHFDPFIRKIREILMSGRIGTPVHFYSRLGTYNTLLCSVSRHQAYTPYSIIMDCIHDTDLLCWLTGRVPDYVFMNGIQAGALELTSAPNVIDAVYRYADGTFAAHSHFNYVQHPQVHTLEITGDRGYIQGDFMTARITAATFGGEMEIVTAERQFDDVYRAEWEWFVKAVRGETSPENPAASAILPTLLMHAQMESARNGREADVREIAGRYGFL